Within Massilia endophytica, the genomic segment GATCGCGGAATACATCTACGCCAAGGGCAGCGCAAGCGGCAAGCGCGTGCAGGCCCTGGGCGGCGCCAAGAACCACATGGTGGTGATGCCCGATGCGGACATGGAAATGGCCATCGACGCCCTGATGGGCGCGGCCTACGGTTCGGCGGGCGAACGCTGCATGGCGATCTCCGTTGTCGCGGCGGTTGGCGACGCAGGCGACAAGGTGATTGGCGCACTGGAACAGCGCACCGCCGCACTGAAAGTGCGCGACGGCATGGCGGCCGATGCCGAGATGGGGCCTGTCGTCACGGCGGCAGCCAAGCAGCGCATCGAACGTTTGATCGGGGAAGGCGTGGAGCAGGGCGCCAAGCTGCTGGTGGATGGCCGCGGCTATCAGGTGGAAGGACGTCCCAACGGCTTCTTCGTCGGCGGCACGCTGTTCGACCACGTGACGCAGGACATGACGATCTACAAGGAAGAGATTTTTGGCCCCGTGCTGTGCGTGATGCGCCTGCCGGACATTGCCAGCGCCGTGGAGCTGATCAACGCCAACGAATATGGCAACGGCGTGGCGGTCTTCACGCGCGACGGCGGCGTGGCGCGCGAGTTCGTGCGCCAGATCCAGGTGGGCATGGTAGGCGTGAACGTGCCCCTGCCGGTGCCGATGGCCTTCAACAGCTTCGGCGGCTGGAAGCGCAGCCTGTTCGGCGACCACCACGCATACGGCCCCGAAGGCGTGCGCTTCTACACCCGCCACAAGGCCGTGATGCAGCGCTGGCCCAACACCGCCAGCGCAGGCGCGGAATTTGCATTCCCGCAGATGAAGTAAGCAAGAGCAGAACGACACCAGGGATGAATCATGACGATCGAATCGCTGAAATACCTACCGCAGCCCAAAGCCACCGGCAACGAGCTGGCCACGCACTTCACCGACCTCGCACCGCCCTTGAACGCGCGCCAGGCGGCGATTGAAAGCGCCCGCTGCCTTTACTGCTACGACGCACCCTGCACCCGCATCTGCCCCTCCGAAATCGATGTGGCGAGCTTCATCCGCAACATCCACGACAGGAACATCAACGGCGCCGCGCAGGGCATTCTGAAACAGAACATCCTGGGTGGCAGCTGCTCGCGTGTGTGCCCCACGGAGATCCTGTGCGAGGACGCCTGCGTGCGCAATCACGACGCCGAAGGCCAGCCTGTGAAAATCGGCCTGCTGCAGCGCTACGCGCTGGACAACATGACCATCGAAGGCCACCCCTTCCAGCGCGCGCCGGGCACCGGCCGCAAGATCGCCGTGGTGGGCGCCGGCCCCGCAGGCCTCTCCTGCGCCCACCGCCTCGCCATGCTGGGCAATGACGTGGTGATCTACGAAGCACAGGAAAAGGCGGGCGGCCTGAATGAATACGGCATCGCCAAATACAAGCTGACCGACAACTTCGCCCAGAAGGAAGTGGACTTCCTGCTCGGTATCGGCGGTATCGAAATCCAGTACGGCCGCAAGCTGGGCGACAACCTGCACCTGAAGGACTTGCATGCGCAGTACGACGCCGTCTTCCTCGGCCTGGGCCTGGGCGCCAGCCGCCAGCTTGGCCTGACCGGCGAGGATGCGCCCGGCCTGTTGGCGGCGGTGGAATACATCGCCGCCCTGCGCCAGGCCAGCGACCTCTCCGCGCTGCCGCTGCCGCGCCGCGCCATCGTCATTGGCGCTGGTAATACGGCCATCGACATGGCCGTGCAGATCCAGCGCCTGGGCGCCGAGGAAGTGACGCTGGTCTACCGCCGCGGCTTCGATGCCATGAGCGCCACGCACCACGAACAGGACATCGCCAAGGCGAACCAGGTACGCATGGTGACCTGGGCCCAGCCGCAGCAGGTGCTGCTGGACGAAAAGGGCCATGTGCGCGGCATGCGCTTCGAGAAAACCATGCTGGAGGCGAACCGCCTGGTGGGCACCGGCGAAACCTTCGAGATCGCCGCCGATGCGGTGTTCAAGGCCATCGGCCAGAGCATGGAAGCTGTGTCCCTGAGCGATCCGCTTGCAACGCAGCTCAAGCGTGATGGCGACAAGATCCATGTGGACGCCCACTTCCGCACCGTGCTGCCGGGGATCTATGCGGGCGGCGACTGCGTGGCGCCCGGCCAGGATCTCACCGTGCAGGCCGTCCAGCACGGGAAGCTGGCCGCGCACGCGATTCATTCAGACATCCAATCGAAAGTGGAGGCTGCATAATGGCTGACCTGAGCATCGACTTCTGCGGCATCAAGTCGCCGAACCCCTTCTGGCTGGCCTCCGCTCCGCCGACCGACAAGGCCTACAACGTCGTCCGCGCCTTCGAGGCGGGTTGGGGCGGCGTGGTATGGAAGACGCTGGGCGAAGATCCTCCAGCCGTCAATGTGTCCTCCCGCTATTCGGCGATCTACGGAAAGAACCGCGAAGTCATCGGCTTCAATAATATCGAGCTGATTACGGACCGCAGCCTGGAAATCAACCTGGAAGAGATTACGGCCGTGAAGAAGGCCTGGCCGGACCGCGCCATCGTGGTCTCGCTGATGCTGCCCTGCGAGGAGCATTACTGGGCCGATATCCTGCCCAAGGTGGAAGCAACGGGCGCGGATGGCATCGAACTCAATTTCGGCTGCCCGCACGGCATGCCGGAGCGCGGCATGGGCGCGGCCGTGGGGCAGGTGCCGGAATACGTGCAGAACGTGACCAGCTGGTGCAAGAAGCACACGAAGCTTCCCGTCATCGTGAAGCTCACGCCCAACATCACGGATATCCGCTGGCCAGCGCGGGCGGCGCAGGCGGGCGGCGCGGATGCCGTTTCGCTGATCAACACCATCAACTCCATCACCTCCATCGACCTGGACCGCATGGTGGCCCTGCCCACCGTGGGCACGGCCAGCACGCACGGCGGCTATTGCGGCACCGCCGTGAAGCCGATTGCGCTGAACATGGTGGCCGAGATTGCGCGCGATCCGCAGACGAAAGGCTTGCCCATCTCCGGCATCGGCGGCATCAACAACTGGCGCGATGCGGCGGAGTTCATCTCCCTTGGCGCGGGCTGCGTGCAGGTCTGCACGGCCGCCATGCTGCACGGCTTCCGCATCGTCGAGGAGATGAAGGACGGCCTGTCGCGCTGGATGGACAGCAAGGGTTACCAGACCCTGGACGATTTCAAGGGCAAGGCCGTGCCGAACACCACGGACTGGAAATACCTGGACATGAACTACAAGGTGGTGGCCCAGATCAGCCAGGACGACTGCATCAAGTGCGGCCGTTGCTTCGTGGCCTGCGAAGACACCTCGCACCAGTCGATCTGGCAGCTGGTGGACGAGGCGACCGGCGTGCGCACCTATGAAGTAAACAAGGAGGAGTGCGTCGGCTGCAATCTCTGCGAGATCACCTGCCCGGTGCAAGGTTGTATTACCATGGTGCCGCAAGCGACCGGCAAGGGCTACATGAACTGGACGCAGGACCCGCGTAACCCCCGCGCCGAGAAAGTCACCGAAGCAGCGTAACCGTCATCCCCGCGAAGGCGGGGATCCAGGAGTGCGCCTAAACGCCCCTGGGTTCCCGCCTGCGCGGGAACGACCCTCGAGGAGAGCCGCAGTGAGCAAAGACTTGAACGGCAGTACCCAGTTGTGGAACGAGGACCTGGCGCCAACGAGCGCCGCCCAGCGCAGCTGGCGCTGGTATCACTTTGCGGCGCTGTGGGTGGGGATGGTGATGTGCATTCCAGCCTATACCCTGTCCGCCTCCCTGATCGAAGGCGGCATGTCCGGCTACCAGGCGGTGGTCACGGTCTTCCTCGCCAACGCCATTGTGCTGCTGCCCATGCTCGCCATCGGCCACGCGGGCACCAAGTACGGCATTCCGTACGCAGTGCTGGCGCGCGCCTCCTTCGGCACGTCCGGCGCCCGGCTGCCCGCCCTGATGCGCGCCATCGTGGCATGCGGCTGGTACGGCATCCAGACCTGGTTCGGCGGACAGATGATCTACACCCTGCTCGGGGTGCTGATGGGCGGTGAAATCGGCGGCGGAAAGATTGCGGGCCTCGGCATCAACCTTGCCCAGCTGTTCTGCTTCCTCGCCTTCTGGGCTATCCAGTTCTGGTACATCGTGCACGGCATGGACTCCATCCGCAAGCTGGAAACCTATACCGCGCCGCTGAAGATCCTGATCTGCTTCGTGCTGCTTGGCTGGGTCTACCAG encodes:
- a CDS encoding CoA-acylating methylmalonate-semialdehyde dehydrogenase, yielding MSNLDTITHFINGSKVDTLSGRYADVFNPALGEPVARVALGTAEEVDAAVKAAHAAFPAWSNTPALTRARVLFRYMQLCQEHTDEFAAMLTREHGKTFADAKGEVARGIEVVEFACGIPQLLKGEFTDQIARGIDAWAMRQPLGVVAGITPFNFPVMVPMWMFPIAIACGNTFVLKPSERDPSPSLLHARLLKEAGLPDGVFNVVQGDKVTVDAILDHPEIQAVSFVGSTPIAEYIYAKGSASGKRVQALGGAKNHMVVMPDADMEMAIDALMGAAYGSAGERCMAISVVAAVGDAGDKVIGALEQRTAALKVRDGMAADAEMGPVVTAAAKQRIERLIGEGVEQGAKLLVDGRGYQVEGRPNGFFVGGTLFDHVTQDMTIYKEEIFGPVLCVMRLPDIASAVELINANEYGNGVAVFTRDGGVAREFVRQIQVGMVGVNVPLPVPMAFNSFGGWKRSLFGDHHAYGPEGVRFYTRHKAVMQRWPNTASAGAEFAFPQMK
- a CDS encoding NAD(P)-dependent oxidoreductase, with translation MTIESLKYLPQPKATGNELATHFTDLAPPLNARQAAIESARCLYCYDAPCTRICPSEIDVASFIRNIHDRNINGAAQGILKQNILGGSCSRVCPTEILCEDACVRNHDAEGQPVKIGLLQRYALDNMTIEGHPFQRAPGTGRKIAVVGAGPAGLSCAHRLAMLGNDVVIYEAQEKAGGLNEYGIAKYKLTDNFAQKEVDFLLGIGGIEIQYGRKLGDNLHLKDLHAQYDAVFLGLGLGASRQLGLTGEDAPGLLAAVEYIAALRQASDLSALPLPRRAIVIGAGNTAIDMAVQIQRLGAEEVTLVYRRGFDAMSATHHEQDIAKANQVRMVTWAQPQQVLLDEKGHVRGMRFEKTMLEANRLVGTGETFEIAADAVFKAIGQSMEAVSLSDPLATQLKRDGDKIHVDAHFRTVLPGIYAGGDCVAPGQDLTVQAVQHGKLAAHAIHSDIQSKVEAA
- the preA gene encoding NAD-dependent dihydropyrimidine dehydrogenase subunit PreA, with the translated sequence MADLSIDFCGIKSPNPFWLASAPPTDKAYNVVRAFEAGWGGVVWKTLGEDPPAVNVSSRYSAIYGKNREVIGFNNIELITDRSLEINLEEITAVKKAWPDRAIVVSLMLPCEEHYWADILPKVEATGADGIELNFGCPHGMPERGMGAAVGQVPEYVQNVTSWCKKHTKLPVIVKLTPNITDIRWPARAAQAGGADAVSLINTINSITSIDLDRMVALPTVGTASTHGGYCGTAVKPIALNMVAEIARDPQTKGLPISGIGGINNWRDAAEFISLGAGCVQVCTAAMLHGFRIVEEMKDGLSRWMDSKGYQTLDDFKGKAVPNTTDWKYLDMNYKVVAQISQDDCIKCGRCFVACEDTSHQSIWQLVDEATGVRTYEVNKEECVGCNLCEITCPVQGCITMVPQATGKGYMNWTQDPRNPRAEKVTEAA